The Bifidobacterium asteroides genomic interval GTGGTACGTCCGTCAGGCCCTCAAGTCGGGCTGCCAGCGCTTTCATGCCGACTGGGCCCTGGCCGTCGTCCAGGACACCCGCACCAACGAGATCCTGGCCCTGGCCGACACTGACGATTACCAGGCTGGCAGCGACCAGGCCAAGGTCAACTCCTCGCGGGCGGTGGCGGAGACCTTCGAGCCCGGCTCCATCGGCAAGACCATCTCGATCTCCGGCATGCTTCAGGAGCAGGTGCACTCCATGAGCGACCGCTTCACTGTGCCCGACCACATCACCGTGGACAACCAGCAGTACAAGGATGCCTTCGACCATCCAGCCGAGCACTGGACCCTTGCCGGCATTCTGCAGAACTCCTCCAACGTGGGCATGGTCATGGCCGGCGAACACTACCCGGATCAGAAGCGCTACGACTATCTGACCCGCTTTGGCATCGGCCAGGCCTCGTCCCTGGGCCTGCCGGGGGAGTCCAAGGGCCTGCTGACTTCGCCTCAGACCTGGGACCGACGCACGCGCAACACGGTATTGTTCGGCCAGGGCTATGCCACCAACGCCATCCAGCTGACCAACGTCATCGCCACCCTGGCCAACAAGGGGGTCCGGGCCGACCAGACCATCATCCGCGGCCAGGGTGCCGTCAACGCCAACCGGGTGAGGGTAGTGGACGAGAAGGTGGCGGCTACGGTCATGAACGGCATGGAGTCGGTGGCTGAAAAGTACCAGAATACAGCCAAGGTGGATGGCTATCGGGTGGCCTCCAAGACCGGCACCGCCGAGGTGGCCGACAGCTCGGGCGGCCTGGGCGGCATCATCAGCGACTGGGTGGGCATCCTGCCTGCTGACGACCCCCATTATGTTGTCACCGTAGTCCTGAAGAATCCCCACAGCAGCGATGGCGTTTTCGGCAGCATCACCGCCGGCCCCATCTTCGCTCAGATCGGTGAATTCCTTATGCAGAAATACCAGGTCCCCACGTCTGGGCCCAGAACTGATGCTATCCCGGTAACATGGTGATACCGGCAGGCATCATGGCGTTCCCGGACGAAGGAGAGATTGCAGCATGAGTGCGCTGAGTGAATCAATCTCCCGACGGTTGACCCTGGGTCAGCTCAAAGGACGCTACGGGCTGACCTTGGTCCCCGATTTCGCTGAACCAGTTACGGTGACCTCACTGGTGGACGACCTGCCCTCAGTGCGGCCCGGCAGTCTGTATGTGCCAGCAGACCAGCAGGTGGACCAGGGCATGATCGAGGAGGCCGAGCGTCGAGGGGCTTACGCAGCCCTGCTGCCGACCTCGGCCCGTCAACAGGTGGGACGAGCCCGCATACCCCTGCTCTTCGGCACCATGCACGCCTGGCAGATGGGCCAGCTGCTGTCCAACGCCGCAGGGGACCCTTCGGGAGCCCTGGCCGTCTTCGCCCTGGTCGGTTCCCAGGTGCAGGAGCAGGTGGATCTCTTGGCCGACTTCCTGCACGTGCTGGGCAATCCCGTCGGCATTCTCAGCTCCAAGGGCTCATACTCGCTGGACCGGCGACTGGACCTGGAATATCCCCTGAGCATGTTCGATGTGCAACGCAGTCTGTCCATCGCCCTGGAGGACGGGGCGGCCGCCGTGGTCATCTCCGTGGACGAACAGACCCTGGCCAGGGATGCCCTGCAGGCGGTGGATCTGGATGTAGTGGCCCTGGGCGCCCAGGAGGGCTCCACGCGCGATATGCGGCACGTACGGCTGATCTCCAGGGCCCGCCGATATGGGTTCAGCCTGGGCGGGCACACCATCGTAGCCCGGCGCAACGAGGAATCCGACGGGCTGGCCCGGCAGTCCCTGCCCGCCGATGCACAGAGCGACGACCTGTCCCTGTGCATCGCCATGACCATGGCCGCCGGCGTCAAACGCAACAACATCAGGAGCGCCCTGCGCGTCTCCCGCGAAATGTCCTGAGAGGTGAGGATGAGTCAGTCTGTAGGGGCCGGGTCCATGCCCATGACCCTGGAAGAGGTCGTCGAATATGTGCACGGTCGGCTGGTCGAGGTCAGTCCTGGTCACGAATCCGACCAGCGGTCCGTGCGCATGCGGGTGGTGACCGACTCCCGTCAGGCCAAGCCCGATGGACTCTTCGTAGCCATCAAGGGCGAGCACGTGGATGGTCATGACTATGTTCCCGGCCTGGGAGCCAAGGGCTGCCGGGCGGCCCTGGTCGACCATCTCGTTCCGGGCGCTGACCTGCCCCAGATTCTTGTGGACGATACGGTTGACGCCTTGGGGCTGCTGGCCCGGGCCAGCATAGACCGTCGGCGCGCAGCGTCAGAACCCTTTACGGTGATCGGCATCACCGGATCCGTCGGCAAGACCACCACCAAGGATCTGCTGTCCTCTCTGCTGGCACTCCTTGGTCCGGTGGTGGCCCCTGTCGGGTCTTTCAACAACGAGATCGGCCTTCCTCTGACAGCCTTGGAGGTGGGGCCTGACACCCGGTATCTGGTGGCCGAGATGGGTGCCAACCACCTGGGTGAGATCGCCCGGCTGACCACAATGGTTCCCCCGGACATGGCTCTGGTCCTCAAGGTGGGAGTGGCCCACCTGGGCGAATTCGGCTCCGTGGATCGCATCGCCCAGGCCAAGAGCGAGATCGTGCAAGGTCTGGTGCCGGGCGGGACCGCCGTGCTCAACGCAGACGATTCCCGGGTGGCTGCCATGGCTGATCTGGCCTCTGGGCCTGTTCTGCGGTTTGGCATGGCCGCTGAGGACGGCGGTCAGGACCGCAGCCTGGACGGCTCGGCTCGCTACCTTGACAGCGACAGCCTGGACAGGCCGGCCTTCGAGCTGCGTCTG includes:
- a CDS encoding peptidoglycan D,D-transpeptidase FtsI family protein, which encodes MSGKGTKRSWHLSFCKRSLSVGLILVLVAALALGKLAYIQLFDGRSMAQAAAAGRTVPHTIKAQRGRILDVNGRVLAQSLERYNIIGDPEAAASFIPVNCTKRTGSDCHSIKGHPVGADGAAGVARLLAPALGMNAMELGGKLSVPGRYVVLAKRVTPEVKRSIDKLGLQGIITAELSSERTYPHADLMGALIGGIDDSGKGVAGIEQMENRQLTGSDGYTVYQQGMLGQEIPGTVTRQRNPVNGKDVTLTVDQDVQWYVRQALKSGCQRFHADWALAVVQDTRTNEILALADTDDYQAGSDQAKVNSSRAVAETFEPGSIGKTISISGMLQEQVHSMSDRFTVPDHITVDNQQYKDAFDHPAEHWTLAGILQNSSNVGMVMAGEHYPDQKRYDYLTRFGIGQASSLGLPGESKGLLTSPQTWDRRTRNTVLFGQGYATNAIQLTNVIATLANKGVRADQTIIRGQGAVNANRVRVVDEKVAATVMNGMESVAEKYQNTAKVDGYRVASKTGTAEVADSSGGLGGIISDWVGILPADDPHYVVTVVLKNPHSSDGVFGSITAGPIFAQIGEFLMQKYQVPTSGPRTDAIPVTW
- a CDS encoding UDP-N-acetylmuramyl peptide synthase — protein: MSALSESISRRLTLGQLKGRYGLTLVPDFAEPVTVTSLVDDLPSVRPGSLYVPADQQVDQGMIEEAERRGAYAALLPTSARQQVGRARIPLLFGTMHAWQMGQLLSNAAGDPSGALAVFALVGSQVQEQVDLLADFLHVLGNPVGILSSKGSYSLDRRLDLEYPLSMFDVQRSLSIALEDGAAAVVISVDEQTLARDALQAVDLDVVALGAQEGSTRDMRHVRLISRARRYGFSLGGHTIVARRNEESDGLARQSLPADAQSDDLSLCIAMTMAAGVKRNNIRSALRVSREMS
- a CDS encoding UDP-N-acetylmuramoyl-tripeptide--D-alanyl-D-alanine ligase, whose amino-acid sequence is MSQSVGAGSMPMTLEEVVEYVHGRLVEVSPGHESDQRSVRMRVVTDSRQAKPDGLFVAIKGEHVDGHDYVPGLGAKGCRAALVDHLVPGADLPQILVDDTVDALGLLARASIDRRRAASEPFTVIGITGSVGKTTTKDLLSSLLALLGPVVAPVGSFNNEIGLPLTALEVGPDTRYLVAEMGANHLGEIARLTTMVPPDMALVLKVGVAHLGEFGSVDRIAQAKSEIVQGLVPGGTAVLNADDSRVAAMADLASGPVLRFGMAAEDGGQDRSLDGSARYLDSDSLDRPAFELRLPGQQPVRLRLGIPGRHNVMNALAAATVAHALGLDAERIADELGRQQQISPHRMALSSVRLPDASFTLIDDSFNANPDSVRAGLDALAAWKGSDGPVYRIAVLGVMLELGGQGERLHQEIGAYCRRLGIDALVAVGCRDQQMDGLVHALVRGAGGLSGRSEEQSGAMRVLFAQDADQADQMVRRLCAKHPDRQNLVLLKGSHMSGLSGLADRWQG